A stretch of DNA from Paramisgurnus dabryanus chromosome 19, PD_genome_1.1, whole genome shotgun sequence:
GCTCGTTGAATACTCGCGCGGGAACGACAACAGGATGGCAACCGTAAACAAGGGATCTCTATAAGTTTGTGTAAATAACTAAAATATGAAGTGTATTTAGCAAACATTGAGTTCAGTTACATTTGTATTAGTTTCTTTATACGTGTGATATAGAGAATTGAACGAGCCGTTTATAATATAGTCTGGTTGTACATGGTGTGTACTGATTATTCTTAAGTCAAAAAAATGAAAGGCACTACTAAGGGCACTAAAGCTAAACCTGCAGGATCGACTACAGAAGAGGAGTGTGGAATATGGCTTGACACAACTCAGTTAAAAGAAAAGAAGCTACAGGTAAGTGCAGTACAAGGTTACGTTAAGTTACATGACGTTTTGCTCTGCTTATGCAATGTTCCACCACTGGACTTATTATAACAAATCTAGtttatttacagtgcattaaaacctgttaaatttcctaaaataactaCTATTTCAGAGTGTTCCCACTTTTATCTTTCAGAAAAAGACTCCAATTTCCAAATTACTAAATCCATTGGCAAAAACAGGAGGATATAATGTGGCTGTATCTTTTAGCTTCACTCAAACTAAACTTAACATGCCTATCACTAGACAGAGCACAATATCGTCTTTCTTTTCACCCAAACTTAGAGGTAAGATGCTCCAGTGCTCATTCATACTGGAATATTCATACTGAATGTATATGATGATGttataaaagttttttgttccTCAAACTCTTTTCCTGACTTTTCCTAATGTCTTTGTTCAGACTCCGAGCCAAGTGCCTCTCATGATGAGATGTACAACTCCATGCACACAGAGGCGTTATGTGGGATTAAACGAAAACATGAAGCGACACTGGAGCCATCTGGAACGTCAGACATTTCAACAAGTCAATCGTTTCAGGTCGACCAGACGAACTGTGATCTAGATCATGAAAATGTGTCAGTGAAGGAAATAAAAGAGCAGTCATTCCTCCACCTGATGTGTGGTCACTCGTCAGATGAAGAAGAGCCACCTGAAAAGCGAAGAGTTTTTGCCAGTCATGAAGACCACAATGTGTTAGAGACACAGGAATACTGGAATAAAGAAGTATCTGCCACGAGTAGAAATCCACATATTCAGACAATTCCTGAAACTGAAACTCTCTTTTATGGAGAGTCCCATCTCATCCGAAAGCCCTCGGAGGAAGACTGTGAAAATGTTCTTCAGTCTCCACGTCCGAAAGACcttcaagaaaaacatgttttgGGAGATCAGAATATCACTATTCAGAGGTCTATCTTAACCTCTAGGCCTGTCAATGCAAACCACAAAAAAGCAAAAGCTAATATGGATCAGGAACAATCTCTGTATAAACCTAAGGCTTCACCTGTGAAACTAATCGGAAAAGAAAATAGGCAGCCTGCATCACCTATTCACAACTCTCACCCATCCCCTTTTAAGCGAAATCGAATATTAAGTCCAGCAAAGCCCAGGTTAAAGGAGAAATACAGTAATTCAGACACAGAGATGGCAGGAGATAGCCTCGATATGTTATTCACTCAAGACTCGGAGGGTTTCTGTGTGATCGCTCATCGTGACCAACACCAAAAGAGCCCACTGAAAGACCACGGGATTAGATCTAACAACACAGATTACTGGAATAATCCATCCGCGAGGTCTTTAGATAAGGAGGAAGAGGAATCAGATCTTGAAGCAGAGATGCTTTTTACCCAGGACTCAGAAGGGAACGTGGTTATCAAGCACTAACTGTAAACTGATAATTTTACATCACGAAAAATGTGGCATTATGATCCTGTGAAATTGTTATAAGTTGTTCTTTGGAAAACtgtgatgtttacattttttaaaagctcttttttatgtataatttagATTAGTTAGATTTTAGGTATGAAAATCTACTTAGAAACAAACAttagagttttttttaaagttgtaaTTGATACATTTACCTCAATAATTACttaaatgcagaaataaacatCTGTGAAAGTCCAAGTAAGCCTAAATAGTGCAGCGATTTACACATCACAATTCCTATTTCTCTGTGTCCTGTTGGCCACCAGATGGCACAATTAACTAGATTTGCATGTAATGTAAGTGTGTACAGGAGGAGTATAAGGTGTTCTTGTTTGTCAAGTTGATGTTTTAATGCTCCTTTTAAACTCAGGAAATTTGCAGTCAGGGGATTAATCAGAGTTATGCTGACAAATTTATTATGCATTTAGAAAGACACTTTAACTGAATTTCAACGTTTATTCAGGTACAGGAGATTGTTAATGGCTATTACAGTACAAATAACATCAAAATGAGTTcacaattattttattcaatCCAATTTATATGttatcatgaaaatattttctaatggtaaaatacaatttaagcagcacacatactgtaaattCCACCTTGTGTACTAAATGCAATCGGATCACTaacaaaacaaatgtgacaTAATTCCTTTTAAGGACTGAAGATTGCTACACATTAACACATGTTGGCATACGGTCAAAATGGTGTTCAAGACTTATAAACATTTAGGACAGGACATTtatttcccggacagggttttgATTAATCCAAGAGTAAACCTAgatatattaggacatttaagtagtttttttataaacataccttacaaTAAAACTTTACTGGGGTCCATCTTAAGacaacaaaacaatggcactgattgATAtactttaagatatgtcagtggcATGTGATTTCAGTTAGGACAactcaaacaagcattttagtcttggactagacttaagccctgtccgggaaactgccatTTAATGTGCATCAATATAGACAAGAGTGCAAGATAAGTAACTAGGAAACAGTTTTGTACAAATTTAATTTGATTGCAGGCTATATCCAATTATTCGATTTATTTAGGTTATAGCATACGCCTATGCCACTGCTGTCCTGTTGATGTCATACTTGTCAATGTATATGTGGAAGAAATTTCAGAAATGCTGGACAAAATTGAGCATGCTGTTTTAAAAcgatattaaaataatataaaatcttATAAAAATATCCTCAGAGGCACTCATTCATTTGAAGATCATTTTCACACACTAAGAGTAAAGAGTGTTTTGATTTAAATAATACCCATTGACTTTTCTGTTTGCAGATTGAACATACAACTTTTCCATTTAATTTAACTAAAGAAAAACACTTTGCTTTTTGCAAAAGGCAATATGTAAGGTGAgatgtaaacaaaataaattgtCAAATCTGAAACAGAGAAGACCTGTGtccaagtaaagtaaaaataccaCATTATTTCTACTGTATACAAtcggttcaacttaaaaagtaagttatataattgccttaaaattttatttaattcaacttaaaatattagtttacacatttttattcaacttttttttaaagataactaatatttttaagttgaattaactcaaactTTTCAGGctaccaggtaacttactttttaaagttgaaCTATATCTTTTTACAGTTTTGCTAAATCACTATTGTAGTTTGTCTACTACCAAGTACAATCTGTGAAAACGGACCCCatcaattaatttatttaaattaaaatgtattttttcattTACTTAGGACCTTATACAATTTTAATTCTATAACTGCAGtaccaaaatgtattaaacTGAGCATTTATGCAGTCAACAAATAAATTGTATAAACAGAAGTGCTGGGCATAGATGAATctagattaattgcatacaaaataaatgtattttttgcataataaatgagtgtgtgctgtgtgtaattattatgaatatataaatacacatacattcatctttgtatttaagaaacatttatgtgtgtgtgtgtgtgtgtttaaacatacataataattacacacagtacacacacatatattatgcaaaaaaaaaaaacgcttttattttgtatgcgattaatctatgcccagcactaataaatatgtaatttatctaatatttatataatgagaaaaaaagaaactagtcacttgttatttttaaataaacagaattttgagttgttggcTGATAAATGCAGATTAATACATAATGGTGTAAAATATCAAAGGATGATCATGAAAGTGTGGGGACACATagaatttgtaaatatttaattcttaattttttgTCTAAACTTACATCTACAATTCTCACAACCACAGTATGAATTCTTATCTAATAGTTTATAACAGTGTGATACAGTGAAAGTGCATGAAGAAATCTGGGTAGGAAGAAAGAGACGACGAGCTGAAAAAGGTGAGGAATCACCCGGCAATCTTTGTAGGCTCTGTGACCAGACTGGACCCGTCCCAAACGCTTTTAAACTGCTCTGGAACTGGAAGCTCCCTCTGTAGAGCACATATGAACAGAATTCAAAACGATACTATGAACATGTTTCAACATTGCAATATAAAACTGGTTCTTATTTTGTTATTCATGGCATTTTGTATCATGTAGATGGTTGAAcgattatatatataaatacactcaCATAATCATCTTCTCCCTTAGGAACTAAGATGTTCATTTCTGAACTCTTGGCACTGACAATTTCACAGTCAAGTGAATCCTTGCTCAAGTACACATGACAACCCTCGGTTTTATTAATGGAAATGGTAGGAACTTTTCCCAGTACCTGTAAGGCAAAAAAGACTAAATTATTAAATGTGACCTTGCCTGTGAAATCCATTTCAATTTTCcgtcattgatttcaatcttaacatgaccttacttaattaattattaaagaTACCAAACTTatgttttcacagaatgttctttacattacagTATGTGGGATGATTTAATGTAGACAAAAACATACTTGCTTGacaaattaaaacatattttttaattacaGTCTGTAATTTACCTTACAAATACTCTCTGCAAGTATtgtaatgtataataataaccGCACACATTATCACATAAAAAtctcaaaaatatataaaaatatttatctttTAATTTGTCAAACTTGTTTTATTTGCTATTTAACAAAAACCTTTTTACCACTTAGAGTTGTGTAGACTGCAACAATCTTAATAGTTTCTCGCAGTTAAGAGACCATCCTTCACGTgcaaacattacattaacacaTTCTCCTTTACAATAACAACCCGAAGTGCTTCACACATATCCACACACTTCACCCTGCAGTGTGTTACGTAGACACATTTACTGTACGACTGTCCTGACCTGAAGCTGAACATCTTTGGAGTTGATGATTTCAACAATGCCCACCACATTTTCAAACACAAGTCCAAGCTTCTTACAATTATCTGTGAGAAGAGAGACAGACGGTACCCAGGCGTGGTGTGATAAAGGAAAAGATAACGTTACTGTATAGAAACAGCTGCCGTTTTAAGGAGCTCCTCTTACCCACTATGATGGAGTTGATTTTCCCTTTGATCTGGAGTGTGCAATTGCTACAGCTGAATGCATAAACCACCTGTTTGAGTTCAGTCTCTTCTATCACCAGGTCATGAGTTTGCTCCTGGTACTCCTATAggacaaatgcacacaaaagaTCCATTGGTATCAATGGTAGTGATGGTGATTCAATAGTAAGTTAATACAACCATGTGGTTGTGAGTTTACAGGTGTGGTCATTTCTTCTAACATTTTAACAACCCCTTTTGagaattaaccatggttttactgcaACTTTAACAAAAATACACACTAAACTAGAGCCCGACCGCAGGGATTTTCCAAACTATCGGTATTGGCATTCATAATGGCCgataaattaatattaaaaaaaaaaaacggacgAAACAGCCTTCATTAGATTTCCTCACTGTTGGTGTTTTTGACAGAATGCTCTGAACCAGTAGCTGCTGGTGGGGTCCAGATTTAGGCGTCTAGCCACTGCCTGAGTCAAGTGATCAGCAATTTATATTTTGCTGCTGTTGTTATTTATCAGAACTTAACAGAATTTGTCTCCAGTCCTAttcaaagttatatttatgAACCAAGTCTTTTAtttggttgttgttgtttttgtgtttttgttcaaAGGCCTTTTTGTTTCATATcttaagtttgtatttttatacattttatttatcagaacttaaaaatattttgatgttcctctgttctgtttctttttaaaatgcattatcatattattttagttaaaacttataaataactacaaataacttatgttagggaaatctgttaatgttttgttgcgggtttctgaaaaaaaaaaaatctgccgaTATATCGGAATATCGGATTTTAAAACCAGCAAATATTTGTATCGGCCTTAAAAATCCTTTATCGTTCGGGCTCTAcactaaacatgttttttgtAGTAATACCATGGTTTTACAATACGCCATTGTAATCAATAtgccaaaaaacatggttactacacttttactataataaaaccatggttagtttTAATAAAGTTCACTAGATATAAAattaatttgcatttatttgttacaaaaataataatagtgtttaatttatgttataTTCATGTAAGGGTCAAAGAAAATATTGATACATGTGAGTATCGTTATAGTTTGTTTGACAATACTGTTTCGATTCTCAAAAAAGAGAAGGAAAGAAGAAAAAGCAATATCGATTTTTTACTAAATCATACAAAATTCATGGCAGTTGTTTCGTTTGGAGTTTACATTTTGACCACTAGATAGCATTCTTCTTATCTCTGAACTTAAACAGTGACAGGAAGTACTTGTATAGGGACgcaccaaattttttttttgctcaggTTTGCATATGGTGCTGTGTTTTCAATGACAGCTTTCCTAAAATGATATCCTGTTATATTCCTAAAATAGGAAATATCCAAATATATTGCCCCACTTTACAGCATTGCATTATATTAATCATA
This window harbors:
- the LOC135779725 gene encoding uncharacterized protein, giving the protein MKGTTKGTKAKPAGSTTEEECGIWLDTTQLKEKKLQKKTPISKLLNPLAKTGGYNVAVSFSFTQTKLNMPITRQSTISSFFSPKLRDSEPSASHDEMYNSMHTEALCGIKRKHEATLEPSGTSDISTSQSFQVDQTNCDLDHENVSVKEIKEQSFLHLMCGHSSDEEEPPEKRRVFASHEDHNVLETQEYWNKEVSATSRNPHIQTIPETETLFYGESHLIRKPSEEDCENVLQSPRPKDLQEKHVLGDQNITIQRSILTSRPVNANHKKAKANMDQEQSLYKPKASPVKLIGKENRQPASPIHNSHPSPFKRNRILSPAKPRLKEKYSNSDTEMAGDSLDMLFTQDSEGFCVIAHRDQHQKSPLKDHGIRSNNTDYWNNPSARSLDKEEEESDLEAEMLFTQDSEGNVVIKH